Proteins from one Desmodus rotundus isolate HL8 chromosome 9, HLdesRot8A.1, whole genome shotgun sequence genomic window:
- the TMEM94 gene encoding transmembrane protein 94 isoform X7, translated as MAAVRQAGWEDELPLALGLSTRKALSILKEQLEAVLEGHLKERKKCLTWKEVWRSSFLHHSNRCSCFHGPGASLMLLAVLLLLGCYGGQPAGSHGVELVNASALLLLLLLNLLLIGRQDRLKRREVERRLRGIIDQIQDALRDGKEIKWPDAMYPDLHMPFAPSWSLHWAYRDGHLVNLPVSLLVEGDIIALRPGQESFASLRGIKDDEHIVLEPGDLFPPFSPPPSPRGEVKKGPQNPQQHRLFRVLETPVIDNIRWCLDMALSRPVTALDNERFTVQSVMLHYAMPVVLASFLFTNGLRFMLNAPGVTSWQYTLLQLQVNGVLPILPLIFPVLWVLATACGEARVLAQMSKGSPSSLLAKFSEDTLSSYTEAVSTQEMLRCIWGHFLRVIQGTSPTLSHSSSLLHSLGSVTVLCCVDKQGILSWPNPSPETVLFFSGKMGPPHSSHEDLTDDLSTRSFCHPEGEEEPHERDALLAGSLNTALHLSDEQAHDNWPGDGPKPPEAYSHHRAPGRSKHPSGSNVSFSRDTEGGNEEPGKGQPGLEGEPYEAEDFVCDYHLEMLSLSQDQQNPPCIQFDDSNWQLHLTSLKPLGLNVLLNLCSASVTERLCRFSDHLCNIALQESHSAVLPIHVPWGLCELARLIGFTPGAKELFKQENHLALYRLPSAEMVKESSLGRLSCVTKRRPPLSHMISLFIKDTTTSTEQMLSHGTADVVLEACTDFWDGADIYPLSGSDRKKVLDFYQRACLSGYCSAFSYKPMSCTLSSQLNGKCIELVQAPGQSSIFTTCELPSTVPIKLSTRRNSWSSDEGIGEVLEKEDCMQALSGQIFMGMVSSQYQARLDIVRLIDGLVNACIRFVYFSLEDELKSKVFAEKMGLETGWNCHISLTPNGDMPGSEIPPSSPSHAGSLHEDLNQGESKVSRDDAEGLLLEEEGHSDLISFQPTDSDLPSFLEDCNRAKLPRGIHQVRPHLQHIDNVPLLVPLFTDCTPETMCEMIKIMQEYGEVTCCLGSSANLRNSCLFLQSDISIALDPLYPSRCSWETFGYATSTSMAQASDGLSPLQLSGRLNSLPCSLTFRQEETISIIRLIEQARHATYGIRKCFLFLLQCQLSLVVIQFLSCLVQLPPLLSTTDILWLSCFCYPLLSISLLGKPPHSSIMSMATGKNLQSIPKKTQHYFLLCFLLKFSLTISSCLICFGFTLQSFCDSSRARNLTNCSSIMLPSHADMAPAWFDDFANGLLSAQKLAAALIVLHTVFISITHVHRTKPLWRKSPLTNLWWSLTVPVVLLGQVVQTAVDLQLWTHREGRVHFGLEDVPLLTWLLGCLSLVLVVVTNEIVKLHEIRVRVRYQKRQKLQFETKLGMNSPF; from the exons ATGGCGGCAgtgaggcaggcagggtgggag GACGAGCTGCCCTTGGCCCTGGGCCTGTCCACCCGGAAGGCCCTCAGCATCCTGAAGGAGCAGCTGGAGGCAGTGCTGGAGGGACACCTGAAGGAGCGGAAGAAGTGTCTCACCTGGAAG GAGGTGTGGAGAAGCAGCTTCCTGCACCACAGTAACCGCTGCTCCTGTTTCCATGGGCCGGGCGCGTCACTCATGCTGCTggccgtgctgctgctgctgggctgctACGGGGGCCAGCCGGCCGGCAG CCACGGGGTGGAGCTGGTGAACGCCTCGGCGCTGCTCCTCTTGCTGCTCCTCAACCTCCTCCTCATTGGGCGGCAAGACCGGCTGAAACGGCGGGAGGTGGAGCGGAGGCTCCGAGGGATCATCGACCAAATCCAAG ATGCCCTCAGGGATGGCAAGGAGATCAAGTGGCCAGATGCCATGTACCCCGACCTCCACATGCCCTTTGCACCatcctggtccctgcactgggcCTACAGAGATGGACATCTGGTCAACCTGCCAGTTAGCCTGTTGGTAGAAGGAGACATCATAGCTCTGAGGCCCGGCCAGGAATCATTCGCCTCTCTGAGGGGGATCAAG GATGATGAACACATCGTCTTGGAGCCGGGAGACctgtttccccctttctctccacctccttccccccggGGTGAAGTAAAGAAAGGGCCCCAGAACCCCCAGCAGCACCGGCTCTTCCGTGTCCTTGAGACCCCTGTGATTGACAACATCAG ATGGTGCCTGGACATGGCCCTGTCCCGCCCCGTCACCGCTCTGGACAATGAGCGTTTCACGGTGCAGTCGGTGATGCTGCACTACGCCATGCCTGTGGTCCTG GCCAGCTTCCTCTTCACCAATGGCCTGCGCTTCATGCTGAACGCCCCCGGTGTCACCTCCTGGCAGTACACTCTCCTCCAGCTACAG GTGAACGGCGTCCTGCCCATCCTCCCCCTGATCTTCCCAGTCCTCTGGGTTCTGGCAACCGCGTGCGGAGAAGCCCGTGTCCTGGCCCAGATGAGCAAGggctcccccagctccctg CTGGCCAAGTTCTCGGAGGACACTCTCAGCAGCTATACAGAGGCTGTCTCCACTCAG GAAATGCTGCGCTGCATTTGGGGCCACTTTCTGCGGGTGATCCAGGGGACGTCGCCAACACTGAGCCACAGCTCCAGCCTGCTGCACAGCTTGGGCTCCGTCACG GTCCTGTGCTGTGTAGACAAACAGGGGATCCTGTCATGGCCAAACCCCAGCCCAGAGACCGTGCTGTTCTTCAGTGGGAAGATGGGGCCTCCGCACAGCAGCCATGAGGACCTAACGGATGACCTGTCCACCCGCTCGTTCTGCCAccctgagggagaggaggag CCGCACGAACGAGACGCCCTCCTGGCCGGCTCCCTGAACACTGCCCTGCACCTTTCCGATGAGCAGGCCCATGACAACTGGCCTGGTGATGGCCCCAAGCCCCCTGAAGCCTATTCCCACCACAGAGCACCCGGCCGCAGCAAGCACCCATCCGGCTCGAATGTGAGCTTCAGCAGGGACACCGAGGGTGGGAACGAAGAGCCCGGCAAG GGCCAGCCTGGGCTGGAAGGCGAGCCCTACGAAGCAGAGGACTTCGTGTGTGACTACCACCTGGAGATGCTTAGCCTGTCACAGGACCAGCAGAATCCCCCCTGCATCCAGTTTGATGACTCCAACTGGCAGCTCCACCTCACCTCCCTCAAGCCCCTGGGCCTCAACGTGCTGCTGAACCTGTGCAGTGCCAGCGTCACTGAGCGCCTGTGCCGGTTCTCCGACCACCTGTGCAACATCGCCCTGCAGGAGAGCCACAGCGCCGTGCTGCCCATCCACGTGCCCTGGGGCCTCTGCGAGCTCGCCCGCCTCATTG GCTTCACCCCTGGGGCCAAGGAGCTCTTCAAGCAGGAGAACCACCTGGCTCTCTACCGCCTCCCCAGTGCCGAGATGGTGAAGGAGAGCTCCCTGGGGAGGCTGTCCTGTGTCACCAAGCGGCGCCCCCCGCTCAGCCACATGATCAGCCTCTTCATCAAGGACACCACCACCA GCACAGAACAGATGCTGTCCCATGGCACAGCGGACGTGGTCTTGGAGGCCTGCACAGACTTCTGGGATGGAGCCGACATCTACCCTCTCTCAGGTTCCGACAG AAAGAAAGTGCTGGATTTCTACCAGCGAGCCTGCCTGTCTGGTTACTGCTCCGCCTTCTCCTATAAGCCCATGAGCTGCACCCTGTCCTCTCAGCTCAATGGCAAGTGCATCGAGCTGGTGCAGGCGCCCGGCCAGAGCAGCATCTTCACCACGTGCGAGCTGCCCAGCACTGTCCCCATCAAGCTGAGCACCCGCCGCAACAGCTGGAGCTCCGATG AAGGGATCGGGGAGGTGCTGGAGAAGGAAGACTGCATGCAGGCCCTGAGTGGCCAGATCTTCATGGGCATGGTGTCCTCCCAGTACCAGGCCCGGCTGGACATCGTGCGCCTCATCGACGGGCTGGTCAATGCCTGCATTCGCTTCGTCTACTTCTCTCTGGAGGATGAGCTCAAAAGCAAG GTGTTTGCAGAAAAGATGGGCCTGGAGACAGGCTGGAACTGCCACATCTCCCTCACGCCCAACGGCGACATGCCTGGCTCGGAGATCccgccctccagccccagccacgCTGGCTCCCTGCACGAAGACCTGAATCAGGGTGAGAGCAAAG TGTCCCGAGATGACGCAGAAGGGCTCCtgttggaggaggaggggcacTCAGACCTCATTAGCTTCCAGCCCACGGACAGTGACCTCCCCAGCTTCCTGGAGGACTGCAACCGG GCCAAGCTGCCCCGGGGCATCCACCAGGTGCGGCCCCACCTGCAGCACATCGACAACGTGCCCCTGCTGGTGCCCCTCTTCACCGACTGCACCCCCGAGA CCATGTGCGAGATGATCAAGATCATGCAAGAGTACGGGGAGGTGACCTGCTGCCTGGGCAGCTCTGCCAACCTGCGGAACAGCTGCCTGTTCCTGCAGAGCGACATCAG CATTGCCCTGGACCCCCTGTACCCATCTCGCTGCTCCTGGGAGACCTTTGGCTACGCTACCAGCACCAGCATGGCCCAGGCCTCGGACGGCCTTTCTCCCCTGCAGCTCTCAGGCCGCCTCAACAGCCTCCCTTGCTCCCTGACCTTCCGCCAAGAGGAGACCATCAGCATCATCCGCCTCATCGAGCAG GCTCGGCATGCCACCTACGGCATTCGCAAGtgcttcctcttcctgctgcAGTGCCAGTTGTCTCTCGTGGTCATCCAG TTCCTCTCTTGCCTAGTCCAGCTGCCACCACTGCTCAGTACCACCGACATCCTGTGGCTGTCCTGCTTCTGCTACCCTCTGCTCAG CATCTCTCTGCTGGGGAAGCCCCCCCATAGCTCCATCATGTCTATGGCAACGGGGAAAAACCTTCAGTCCATTCCTAAGAAG ACCCAGCACTACTTTCTGCTCTGCTTCTTGCTCAAGTTCAGCCTCACCATCAGCTCCTGCCTCATCTGCTTTGGCTTCACACTACAGAGCTTCTGTGACAGCTCCCGGGCCCGCAACCTCACCAACTGCTCCTCCATCATGCTACCGAG CCACGCCGACATGGCCCCCGCCTGGTTCGATGACTTTGCCAACGGCCTGCTGTCAGCTCAGAAGCTCGCTGCCGCCCTGATCGTCCTGCACACCG TCTTCATTTCCATCACCCACGTGCATCGCACCAAGCCGCTGTGGAGAAAGAGCCCCCTGACAAACCTCTGGTGGTCCCTGACGGTGCCTGTGGT gcTGCTAGGGCAGGTGGTCCAGACGGCAGTTGACCTGCAGCTGTGGACGCACAGGGAGGGCCGCGTCCACTTTGGCCTGGAGGACGTTCCTCTGCTGACGTGGCTCCTGGGCTGCCTGTCCCTGGTCCTCGTGGTGGTCACCAACGAGATTGTGAAGCTGCATGAGATTCG GGTCCGGGTCCGCTACCAGAAGCGACAGAAGCTGCAGTTTGAAACCAAGCTGGGCATGAACTCTCCCTTCTGA
- the TMEM94 gene encoding transmembrane protein 94 isoform X4: MKLPPECSPGFWEHFLEPVMFELSLEGEDELPLALGLSTRKALSILKEQLEAVLEGHLKERKKCLTWKEVWRSSFLHHSNRCSCFHGPGASLMLLAVLLLLGCYGGQPAGSHGVELVNASALLLLLLLNLLLIGRQDRLKRREVERRLRGIIDQIQDALRDGKEIKWPDAMYPDLHMPFAPSWSLHWAYRDGHLVNLPVSLLVEGDIIALRPGQESFASLRGIKDDEHIVLEPGDLFPPFSPPPSPRGEVKKGPQNPQQHRLFRVLETPVIDNIRWCLDMALSRPVTALDNERFTVQSVMLHYAMPVVLASFLFTNGLRFMLNAPGVTSWQYTLLQLQVNGVLPILPLIFPVLWVLATACGEARVLAQMSKGSPSSLLAKFSEDTLSSYTEAVSTQEMLRCIWGHFLRVIQGTSPTLSHSSSLLHSLGSVTVLCCVDKQGILSWPNPSPETVLFFSGKMGPPHSSHEDLTDDLSTRSFCHPEGEEEPHERDALLAGSLNTALHLSDEQAHDNWPGDGPKPPEAYSHHRAPGRSKHPSGSNVSFSRDTEGGNEEPGKGQPGLEGEPYEAEDFVCDYHLEMLSLSQDQQNPPCIQFDDSNWQLHLTSLKPLGLNVLLNLCSASVTERLCRFSDHLCNIALQESHSAVLPIHVPWGLCELARLIGFTPGAKELFKQENHLALYRLPSAEMVKESSLGRLSCVTKRRPPLSHMISLFIKDTTTSTEQMLSHGTADVVLEACTDFWDGADIYPLSGSDRKKVLDFYQRACLSGYCSAFSYKPMSCTLSSQLNGKCIELVQAPGQSSIFTTCELPSTVPIKLSTRRNSWSSDEGIGEVLEKEDCMQALSGQIFMGMVSSQYQARLDIVRLIDGLVNACIRFVYFSLEDELKSKVFAEKMGLETGWNCHISLTPNGDMPGSEIPPSSPSHAGSLHEDLNQGESKVSRDDAEGLLLEEEGHSDLISFQPTDSDLPSFLEDCNRAKLPRGIHQVRPHLQHIDNVPLLVPLFTDCTPETMCEMIKIMQEYGEVTCCLGSSANLRNSCLFLQSDISIALDPLYPSRCSWETFGYATSTSMAQASDGLSPLQLSGRLNSLPCSLTFRQEETISIIRLIEQARHATYGIRKCFLFLLQCQLSLVVIQFLSCLVQLPPLLSTTDILWLSCFCYPLLSISLLGKPPHSSIMSMATGKNLQSIPKKTQHYFLLCFLLKFSLTISSCLICFGFTLQSFCDSSRARNLTNCSSIMLPSHADMAPAWFDDFANGLLSAQKLAAALIVLHTVFISITHVHRTKPLWRKSPLTNLWWSLTVPVVLLGQVVQTAVDLQLWTHREGRVHFGLEDVPLLTWLLGCLSLVLVVVTNEIVKLHEIRVRVRYQKRQKLQFETKLGMNSPF, translated from the exons ATGAAACTTCCCCCTGAGTGCAGCCCTGGGTTTTGGGAACATTTCCTAGAGCCGGTGATGTTCGAGCTGAGTCTCGAAGGAGAG GACGAGCTGCCCTTGGCCCTGGGCCTGTCCACCCGGAAGGCCCTCAGCATCCTGAAGGAGCAGCTGGAGGCAGTGCTGGAGGGACACCTGAAGGAGCGGAAGAAGTGTCTCACCTGGAAG GAGGTGTGGAGAAGCAGCTTCCTGCACCACAGTAACCGCTGCTCCTGTTTCCATGGGCCGGGCGCGTCACTCATGCTGCTggccgtgctgctgctgctgggctgctACGGGGGCCAGCCGGCCGGCAG CCACGGGGTGGAGCTGGTGAACGCCTCGGCGCTGCTCCTCTTGCTGCTCCTCAACCTCCTCCTCATTGGGCGGCAAGACCGGCTGAAACGGCGGGAGGTGGAGCGGAGGCTCCGAGGGATCATCGACCAAATCCAAG ATGCCCTCAGGGATGGCAAGGAGATCAAGTGGCCAGATGCCATGTACCCCGACCTCCACATGCCCTTTGCACCatcctggtccctgcactgggcCTACAGAGATGGACATCTGGTCAACCTGCCAGTTAGCCTGTTGGTAGAAGGAGACATCATAGCTCTGAGGCCCGGCCAGGAATCATTCGCCTCTCTGAGGGGGATCAAG GATGATGAACACATCGTCTTGGAGCCGGGAGACctgtttccccctttctctccacctccttccccccggGGTGAAGTAAAGAAAGGGCCCCAGAACCCCCAGCAGCACCGGCTCTTCCGTGTCCTTGAGACCCCTGTGATTGACAACATCAG ATGGTGCCTGGACATGGCCCTGTCCCGCCCCGTCACCGCTCTGGACAATGAGCGTTTCACGGTGCAGTCGGTGATGCTGCACTACGCCATGCCTGTGGTCCTG GCCAGCTTCCTCTTCACCAATGGCCTGCGCTTCATGCTGAACGCCCCCGGTGTCACCTCCTGGCAGTACACTCTCCTCCAGCTACAG GTGAACGGCGTCCTGCCCATCCTCCCCCTGATCTTCCCAGTCCTCTGGGTTCTGGCAACCGCGTGCGGAGAAGCCCGTGTCCTGGCCCAGATGAGCAAGggctcccccagctccctg CTGGCCAAGTTCTCGGAGGACACTCTCAGCAGCTATACAGAGGCTGTCTCCACTCAG GAAATGCTGCGCTGCATTTGGGGCCACTTTCTGCGGGTGATCCAGGGGACGTCGCCAACACTGAGCCACAGCTCCAGCCTGCTGCACAGCTTGGGCTCCGTCACG GTCCTGTGCTGTGTAGACAAACAGGGGATCCTGTCATGGCCAAACCCCAGCCCAGAGACCGTGCTGTTCTTCAGTGGGAAGATGGGGCCTCCGCACAGCAGCCATGAGGACCTAACGGATGACCTGTCCACCCGCTCGTTCTGCCAccctgagggagaggaggag CCGCACGAACGAGACGCCCTCCTGGCCGGCTCCCTGAACACTGCCCTGCACCTTTCCGATGAGCAGGCCCATGACAACTGGCCTGGTGATGGCCCCAAGCCCCCTGAAGCCTATTCCCACCACAGAGCACCCGGCCGCAGCAAGCACCCATCCGGCTCGAATGTGAGCTTCAGCAGGGACACCGAGGGTGGGAACGAAGAGCCCGGCAAG GGCCAGCCTGGGCTGGAAGGCGAGCCCTACGAAGCAGAGGACTTCGTGTGTGACTACCACCTGGAGATGCTTAGCCTGTCACAGGACCAGCAGAATCCCCCCTGCATCCAGTTTGATGACTCCAACTGGCAGCTCCACCTCACCTCCCTCAAGCCCCTGGGCCTCAACGTGCTGCTGAACCTGTGCAGTGCCAGCGTCACTGAGCGCCTGTGCCGGTTCTCCGACCACCTGTGCAACATCGCCCTGCAGGAGAGCCACAGCGCCGTGCTGCCCATCCACGTGCCCTGGGGCCTCTGCGAGCTCGCCCGCCTCATTG GCTTCACCCCTGGGGCCAAGGAGCTCTTCAAGCAGGAGAACCACCTGGCTCTCTACCGCCTCCCCAGTGCCGAGATGGTGAAGGAGAGCTCCCTGGGGAGGCTGTCCTGTGTCACCAAGCGGCGCCCCCCGCTCAGCCACATGATCAGCCTCTTCATCAAGGACACCACCACCA GCACAGAACAGATGCTGTCCCATGGCACAGCGGACGTGGTCTTGGAGGCCTGCACAGACTTCTGGGATGGAGCCGACATCTACCCTCTCTCAGGTTCCGACAG AAAGAAAGTGCTGGATTTCTACCAGCGAGCCTGCCTGTCTGGTTACTGCTCCGCCTTCTCCTATAAGCCCATGAGCTGCACCCTGTCCTCTCAGCTCAATGGCAAGTGCATCGAGCTGGTGCAGGCGCCCGGCCAGAGCAGCATCTTCACCACGTGCGAGCTGCCCAGCACTGTCCCCATCAAGCTGAGCACCCGCCGCAACAGCTGGAGCTCCGATG AAGGGATCGGGGAGGTGCTGGAGAAGGAAGACTGCATGCAGGCCCTGAGTGGCCAGATCTTCATGGGCATGGTGTCCTCCCAGTACCAGGCCCGGCTGGACATCGTGCGCCTCATCGACGGGCTGGTCAATGCCTGCATTCGCTTCGTCTACTTCTCTCTGGAGGATGAGCTCAAAAGCAAG GTGTTTGCAGAAAAGATGGGCCTGGAGACAGGCTGGAACTGCCACATCTCCCTCACGCCCAACGGCGACATGCCTGGCTCGGAGATCccgccctccagccccagccacgCTGGCTCCCTGCACGAAGACCTGAATCAGGGTGAGAGCAAAG TGTCCCGAGATGACGCAGAAGGGCTCCtgttggaggaggaggggcacTCAGACCTCATTAGCTTCCAGCCCACGGACAGTGACCTCCCCAGCTTCCTGGAGGACTGCAACCGG GCCAAGCTGCCCCGGGGCATCCACCAGGTGCGGCCCCACCTGCAGCACATCGACAACGTGCCCCTGCTGGTGCCCCTCTTCACCGACTGCACCCCCGAGA CCATGTGCGAGATGATCAAGATCATGCAAGAGTACGGGGAGGTGACCTGCTGCCTGGGCAGCTCTGCCAACCTGCGGAACAGCTGCCTGTTCCTGCAGAGCGACATCAG CATTGCCCTGGACCCCCTGTACCCATCTCGCTGCTCCTGGGAGACCTTTGGCTACGCTACCAGCACCAGCATGGCCCAGGCCTCGGACGGCCTTTCTCCCCTGCAGCTCTCAGGCCGCCTCAACAGCCTCCCTTGCTCCCTGACCTTCCGCCAAGAGGAGACCATCAGCATCATCCGCCTCATCGAGCAG GCTCGGCATGCCACCTACGGCATTCGCAAGtgcttcctcttcctgctgcAGTGCCAGTTGTCTCTCGTGGTCATCCAG TTCCTCTCTTGCCTAGTCCAGCTGCCACCACTGCTCAGTACCACCGACATCCTGTGGCTGTCCTGCTTCTGCTACCCTCTGCTCAG CATCTCTCTGCTGGGGAAGCCCCCCCATAGCTCCATCATGTCTATGGCAACGGGGAAAAACCTTCAGTCCATTCCTAAGAAG ACCCAGCACTACTTTCTGCTCTGCTTCTTGCTCAAGTTCAGCCTCACCATCAGCTCCTGCCTCATCTGCTTTGGCTTCACACTACAGAGCTTCTGTGACAGCTCCCGGGCCCGCAACCTCACCAACTGCTCCTCCATCATGCTACCGAG CCACGCCGACATGGCCCCCGCCTGGTTCGATGACTTTGCCAACGGCCTGCTGTCAGCTCAGAAGCTCGCTGCCGCCCTGATCGTCCTGCACACCG TCTTCATTTCCATCACCCACGTGCATCGCACCAAGCCGCTGTGGAGAAAGAGCCCCCTGACAAACCTCTGGTGGTCCCTGACGGTGCCTGTGGT gcTGCTAGGGCAGGTGGTCCAGACGGCAGTTGACCTGCAGCTGTGGACGCACAGGGAGGGCCGCGTCCACTTTGGCCTGGAGGACGTTCCTCTGCTGACGTGGCTCCTGGGCTGCCTGTCCCTGGTCCTCGTGGTGGTCACCAACGAGATTGTGAAGCTGCATGAGATTCG GGTCCGGGTCCGCTACCAGAAGCGACAGAAGCTGCAGTTTGAAACCAAGCTGGGCATGAACTCTCCCTTCTGA